The following is a genomic window from Malus sylvestris chromosome 12, drMalSylv7.2, whole genome shotgun sequence.
GTTCTTACCTCTCCCTTCCTCGCCGCGATACACAAGCTATCACCAAGTCGAAGGGCATCAAATAGTCTCGTGTGTCCATTCTCCGCCGCAACATCATAGGCTGTTAGACCGGCAAAGTTTCTTACATCTTTATTCGCACCCTTTTGCAGCAACAGCTTCACCATGTACTCGTCCCCTAGGCTTGCCGCGATTTGCAAAGGCGTGTCACCTTCTCTACAATCACTAACTTCAGCTTTAGCCCCGCTTGCCAATAAGAGCCTCGCACAGTCCCTTCTTCGCTCCTCAACAGCAAGGTGCAAAGCCGTGCTACCATCCTTTGTCAGCGCATCAACATTTGCCCCTTTGATTATAAGAAGCCTAAGAACCTCTGCGTGGCCTCCTCCGGCCGCGAAGTGAATAGGTCCCCAAGTGGAGGACTCAGATCGTTCAGTGCTGGCATGTCGAGCCAATAGAAGCTCAACTATCAAGGCTTCTCCTCTTGAGGCTGCAACCTCAAGCGGAGTAGATCCTGACTGGCTTTGAGCCTCCACATCGGGCTCAAATTCAAGAAGTAGCTGGACAAGGTCAGGCCGGCCTTGAGCAACTGCCAAGTGAATCAAAGATTGGCCCTCAGAATCCACAGAATCGGCGGCTCTCCATGAAGGTTCACTCTTCTCAAGCACTTCTCGAATATCATCCATCAAACCATCGGACACAAGTTGTGCCAAAATAGGTGAACCAACAAACATAATCTTGACACCACTATCTATGAACACTTGTTTCTTCTTTGTGGTGAACCAATCGTTTGGAACCGCATCGAATGTCGAAGAAGACACTTTGATCGCCGCTCCAGGCACAACCACGCTATGCAAAAGGAAGGAATCATGGCAGTAAGGAAAGGAGTCCGGGAGGCTGGACCCGGGCGGAAGATGATAAACAATCTCTACGGTCAACTTCTCGAGAGGAGATATGATCCCGGACTGAGGCCTCACCGTGTAACGATTCTTGATCAACGCTTCGAGCCGGAAGGCTACCGGCATGGTGTACATAACGTTGCGTAAAGTAAGCTGGCCGTAGCATTTCTGTCCTGGTTCGATCCGTATTGCAACAAGGTTTGATGGCTCCAAACTTATGAGCCTGtccatctttctttgattttcactTTCCCTTCAAATCAATGGGTTTTAAGGGTTCTTAAGATGTATAGAAAAAATTAAGACACATGAAATACTGAAGGAGGAAGTGATATTCGAATGTGAAAGTATTGGGTTTGGTGGGTGTAGTTTAAGAGAAGGGAATGCGAAAGCCGGCTTTGATGAGAGAATGCCAAGTGGGGGGTGTTAAAAACAATGCTGACTTGTTCTATTAGTCGTCTCAACTTGGAAGAGGATAACTCCTAAAACCAGAGTTGTAtgaacaaatttttttaataaaacagTATATATTTGCACTAGAGAACTgagatttttggacaaaatcaCACAACAGGTAGTTATATTTATTCGGTATCAAACTCGTAATGTATGAGAGTCGAATATAAAACCTTccaattacaagtaaagagaaatatcacaaTAATGTAGTGTTAGATAATAAGAATTTAGTCACCTTAATATTTGAggagtgattttcacacactcttaTTCTCCCCCAACACCCCCGtatcaattttttattatataaatttgggGCATGGAAGGTTAAAATAGTATGTAGAAatcatttttctaaatttttgttagaaaaaacaAAGTTAATTATAATTTCAGGGTGTTGTAAAATTGTGAGAATGAATGCCCACAGTAGTGTGATTGTTATTATGTGATGTTTTCAAAAGGCCACAGTAGTGTGATTGTTATTATGTAAAGTTTTCAAAAAGAGAAATCACTTCACCTTTTGGTTTGTCACGGATGTGGTTATATATAAAAAGCACTCCGTGTGCAATCACAATAcacagaaaatgaaaagaagtgaaagcaaTAATATCAGTATCTCTCCCTTCCTTTTTTCCTACAATCTTTTGTGTTATAGTTACAAAACTAAATAGAGTGATATCTTACACCTGCTTCTCTCATGTCCCtaataaaggttatctctctagcTTTTTCCTATTTATAACACATGGCTGTTTCTCTAGGATATCGCTCTCTCAGTTTTGCATTATAATTTATCTTATGCACAAGAAAACCTTTTTTAATTGTTGTCTAGAGGAGACTTAGGTCAAATGAATTAACCTAATTGTTTAACAAAGTGGGATCAATGAAGAAGCAAACAAGATGCTCTCCATCCAATTGAAATTTTCTAGGAGTACAACTATAAACTGATTATTAAAACACaattttcttagttaatttcatttaaaattaaaattaacaacccTATGTGAACGTATAAGTTTTATTACaagaatattttcttttttctgataATTTTATCACAAGAATATTACTGAGTAAATATAAACAATTCTTCTTGTGCAGCGACTCAATCCTACTACCATGTACAAACAGGCACTATGAACCTTTTCAATGGATTTTGTTTCAATATTTCTGCTGGCAAGACAACTAGCCACAACAACAAATTGATGAACATTGACACGTGGCATCATTTGGTTTGTGAAATGGTGAGAACCCTACCCTATACCTCTTGTCATTTGCTCTATTTAGATCATCAGCCTTGTCTTTGGCTCTTCAAATTACATAACAGGACCTTTTCTACGATTGTGATGTTGCAGCACACCAGCCAACTATAACTGGATGaaaaataaaactgtaaaaggCTCATTGATTTAATCACTCGCGCTGTTGCAATCATACATGCAAGCATGATGAGTTGTTTTTCTTGTCAATTAGAGCATCCGATATTTATAATCAACGGAGATGGAGATTCGGACTTAGAACTTCTTCCAATATTGAAAAGTGAAAAACCTTTTAACTTCATTTACTAGCTAATTTCTTTTAGCCATTTGCTCTATTTAAATCATCAGCCTTGTCTTTGGCTCTTCCAATTACATACAGGACCTTTTCGACGATTGCGACGTTGCAGCACACCAGCCAACTATAACTGGATTGTTtaccagaaaaaagaaaactgtAAAAGGCTCATTGATTGGATTACTCGCGCTGTTGCAATCATACATTCAAGCACGATGAGTTGTTTTTCCTGTCAATTAGAGCATCTGGTATTCATAATCGACGCAGATGGGAGATTCGGACTTGCTATTTTGGTTGTTAGTCTGAGAAAGAGTCAAAGTACGAACAAGTTAAGTgaaaaagggaaaagagaatAAAATAAGAATTTTCAGCATTATTTTTTCATGCATATGCCATTCAATGaaatatttatgtttaatttaagaaTTTTATGTCGATTTTagtatgacaaaaaaaaattcaaattttgtccAATTTCATAGATAGTTTCTTCGATTTTAAATTTCGTGTCAACATTTCCActaatttcaatattttcattgTTGTTGCTTCAATAAGATCTTTCAATGAAAATAATAAGGGCCCAAAATTATAAACAAAGGGACTagaaatgcattacatgatcATCACAAAATTATGGACATTTGCAATGACACTTTTCAAGTAGAGATTAGCAAATTTTCCTCACATAGCTTGGTAATGAACATGTGGTGCATTTCTAATCTCTACTATTTACATTTTGTAGTACAATCATTCGGCCTCAATCTCTTGAGACTTGGAAGTCTctaacaaaacaaaatgtaaGAGCCTATTTAGTGAGCAGGATGAGACATGTTATTAGCCTTTAAAATGGATTTGAGGCCAAGACCGTTGTTTCATGCATTCAAAGAGCATCATGGGTTGGATCATTTTGAATCCAAGTCCAGACTAGCACAGGATTCATAACCTGTTGGTGGACCAGGATACAAATCCATCGCGCCTTTCCCATTCTATTTAACTAATTCAATTTTGAATTCAATCAATCATATTGAAACACTCTATGTATACACCAAACACTAGACACAAAAACCATCCAATCTAATGATAGGAAGATCAAATTTTGAGAGACCGCATTGTACATCTCTAATAAAAATGTGATCCACTTGTATTAGTGAACACTACGTTTATTAGAAAAGTCGTACAATATAATCTCCCAAAATATGAGTTCTCTATCATTACTCTTTACAACGGCATAACCACATGAAGGCCACAATACGCCTAGGCCCCTTCTGCAGCTCCACCATAGCATATAGCATTTTGCCCTTACAAATTGTTAAAACATGCACCACACATGAAAGAGCAATTGTGTTGAAAACTAATTCTATCTGAAATAAGGCCCCTGTATAGTGTCTTGCCACCATATGTTTTTAATAATTAGTTTTAAACTTATGGTATAATTTTCTCAATACTGATATCGCATGAAAACTCTAAAAGATTCATccttctttttagtttgtaattCTTTATGCCAACGTAACTAGCACCATATGTACTTTTCTTCACATGAAAGTAGAAAGCCTTAAATTCAACTCATTTGAATGACTAATGTGACACCAAATTATAATTATGACATGCCTATTATGTGCTTAACCTAAAtcttcccttagtgtaaaataatGTTGTCTCAAAATAATGATTGATGCCAGTACCAAGAATAAACCTTTCCTCCCATACATTTTGTTTAAGAGAAATGCTTCGCAGAATCTCAAAGTGCGACTCTCCATGCACTTTTtgtcacctcatgtttttgacacaatattttataatattgactcaTAAATTGTGCAAAAAACATGAGATGATAAAGAGTTCATAAAGAGCTCCACATTTAAGAAAGTTtacttagcatttctctttaaTTAATTACGGCCTAGTCTATGTGCCCCTAGCCTTGATTTATGACTCTGCCACTAACTCTTTATATATACATGACAAGTATAATAATCAATCCAACCCCGTTAACCTGATATTGGGGTCAATACCTAGTTTATATCCCTAGCATCCTTTCCCAATTTGGAGGACGGGGATGCTTCCATGCATGTCACGAACATAActtcgttttttatttttttgaacaaacgatattatgtaCACTAAAGGATGGGAGAGTTGGTTAAGTCTCACAATTGgctataataatgtgattcaagttcgcctttgacgagaatataacctaaaacctctcacttacaagtaaagaaaaatatcacaaaaccataatattaaaTGACCAAACACAACTATTAATGCACGGTTTCTTTCAttaacttgaaaattttagCCACACCAAGATGAAGGCACAATCAAACTCcattgagaatttgtagttccGTGTTCAAATAAGTCATTCCATGCGTCCGAACTTCCATCCAAAGATGGTTTCAATTGTAACACGTGCACGATGTGGTTGGATACATTCTCATAGCATCAAGGGAAGTGCATCAGAGTGTTCAAGGAATTCTCCACTAAAATCGAAGGCCCTGGGTAGTGGTACGACAGGTTTAAGGTCGACGTTGATGAGTAGCCTACCTCTGTAGGTTACACAGTGGATGGTTTTTGGTTCAAGTTGGAAtttgttttcatattttctctctttttcttccttctacCTTTAATAcagatccaaaccgttcatttCTTTCCATCGTTATTATCTTTATTACTATTACCAAATCAAATGACCGCAAAAGGATGAATCCTCTCTTTGGGTGTCTATCTTGTATCAACAATAGCTCACACCTTCTCAATGCCACCGTGTTTTCTTTCCATAATTTCTCGACTCGGTGTGAATTGTGAGATTCTTCTTTGCTAGTATCTCGATATGAAGCAAAAGATTTGGAGTTCCCGAATTCCCTAACTTGTATCAAAAGAAACGACACAGTTATGATATGATGTTCCAACAAGTATTTGATCTTTTAACCCCTTGATTGCTGATACAACTTGGTTCATCCCATGGAACGGATCTCATTCAAACCTATTgctctttccaattcatcaataatgtaATCTAGTTGTGGTACATTGAAAGCAAAAACCCAATACATTGAAAGCTCAGCACGTGGCCTGGGCTTGGGTCTAAAAATCTTAGCATATCTTAGCCCagaaatttctttttttaaaaaagcCCAGCATGGCCCCGCCCAAGCCCACAAATTTTGTGGCTCCTAATTGATGGACGAGAAAGGAGAGCAAaagaaaaagggtaaattacactttacacCTCAGGTTtgattacaacctcatacaatatctttaaaacatttcattttcatacatcaagtactattttatttcaatataatacatccgttacattttccattcaTTGGTCCGTTAAGAGTTGACGTGTTTACCACATTTATGCTGACGTGTTTGCCAACtttgtgccatgtggcaaaaataataattttttatgcatttaaaatattataataatttaccctataaaaaaataaaaataaaaactcatacGCACACCCAGATCCTCTTCCTTCCCCCTTACCTCTCTACAACTCctccctctcttcctccatctccACCTCCCTCCTAAGACActcctccccctccccctcctaCACACCCATCGCCCTTTCTCCCTTCTCCATCCAAACCATCTTCTCTGTCCACCTTCCCCGTCTGATATCCACACCCATATTCCTCGTCCATCGCCGTCACAATCTTCCTCCTGGCATGCTCAATGTAGGTCACGGCGTCACAGATCACATTCTTCAAGGAGATCTTAAGCACTCCACGGGTCTACGAGGAGACCTAGATCTCGTCGGCTGGGTTCGCGATGGCATAAGGGGTTGCGTGGGCGTCGGTTGTGGAGAGAGAAGGCAGGGAAGGTTGTTTGGGGGTTGCAGGTGGGGAGAAAAGGTGTGTCTGATTTGGGTTGGGGGTGTGCTCGGGTGGggagaatggatggggaagacGAACTAGGTTttggctttgttttttttttgcttttttaaattaattatttttaaaattttattaaatgttTAGCCACGTGGCATAAATGTAACAACCATGTTAGCACAAATGGGAACCCtttatttgccacgtcatcacttaacggtttactTAATAGATTTTCTAacgaatgtatgaaattgaaataaaatgataaataaatgtatgaaattgaaatgttttaatgtaaaaaattgaaatcaacccCAAACCTaatgggggtaaaatgtaatttacccaaagaACATTAGTAGGAGAGTTTCACATTTCTGAAAATAGTTGTTAGATCATTTAACTTAATGAAATCTAACTTAAATGTTACTTTTGATGTGCAtattggtggagagattttaaactttgatttgattttaaaatcaattttctttattttgaaaatttaaaaaatcaaaattaattaccaaacagaaataaaacctaaaaaaaatttatggttACCAAATAGGTCCATTTCTAGTTTAATTAGAAATGCAACATTTCaatcactcagtactacggtctgatgATATTCTTATTCTGGTGAGAGGTTTTAAGTTAGAACctcgtggatgacgaattcgataatAAATTAGATTTGTTTATTGTGTGACTTAGCCAAACTTCTCATTCTCAACCTTTCATGAAGTTGCAGTTTGTATTTGTAAGGATGTGTCACTTGGAAAGATGCAAAATGATAAACAATATTTTTGCTCACAAGAAAACTCTATTTATGATCATTGAATGAGTTTAAATTCGAAATTTGTACGGTGAATatacataaattttaaaatttaaacttatttaatgataataaataaaaatattttcaaaatttaaactcataacAAATGGTGGTGAGTATTAATATATTATCACCACTTAAAAATGGTGAGTAAAAATGCACCCAACCTGATGTATTGAAGTGTCTCTGTGCAGTTCTATAGGAAGCCATTGCATTCAAGTTTATTGTTGCAACTTGAAAGAGTTATATGAAAACACGAAAGAACCTAAAAGGATCTTACTGATTAACAAGAAAATACAAACAGAcccaaatattattaaattagtTAAGATTTTGAAGATAGCAAAGCAGGACATGGATCTCTAAGGCCAAACTGAATCGACAGAAACTCTTGACTCTAACTGCAGATAGTCATCCACCAAACCCATTTTCTCACGGTAATTGCAGCTCCCATTTCTAATCAGCGGTTTTATGGCGGCAGTAAAAGAATTAGAAGCGGCGGAGGTGGCAGCTGCGGCGGCAGAAttagaacaagaagaagaagaagggggaaGTACCCAGAAGTTACTTGGATCCGTGTTGTCACTCCTGGGACGCCCTAGTACGGACAACAGAAGTACAAGAGAAGCCATTGAGAGTAGAACTAAACTTCTTGTGCTTGAATTGACGTTGAAGTTGAGACGGTGGTGAATAATGTAGggttgctgttttttttttttttggtgaacggTTGCTGTTTATgtatgtgtctatatatatatatgggcaTTGAGCTGCAGCCCACTGGTTTAGGTTGTTTTCattgaaggaaaaaggaaaacaacGGGTAGGGTTGATGTTTTTTTTCACCTGTAATTAGAAGAGGCTGAAATGTCATTGTCAGTTTTCTCGGTCTTATTGTCAGTCTTCTCGGTCTTTATAAGAGATGGATAATTATAACTTGTCATCAGTTGtccatttaaaaaaacaaagaaaagataatgctagggagaccacatatttaaactaaatttacaaattaaatgatgtgttattaataaaaattagCACGTTAATtgatatttaaataataattcaattatcaatatccacattatttagtttagaAATAtgatctctctaacattatcaTGTAGAAATATATTTAGCTGCATGTATGATGTACCGTCCCtctgatctttttctttttctgtcttAATTTGTTGGTTTTGTTCAACTAGATTGACACCTATACATCGATCTTACTTTTGCTGCTGCGAGTACTTGCATTCTGTGTGCGGTTTATTTATTGTGGCTTCTTTTGAAAGAAACTGTAAACTCCTGCCGAcacttattttatttattatttttattgaatatttattttaaaacaaatgatattaattgctataataaattacaaatttagaaaaagaaaatttaaattgtAAAAAGAAAGTAAGTCAAAAGtgaaaaattcaaacttaagtACAAAGAATGAAGCACATCgttttaattaatttggctAAACCTAATTGATATGCCGATTTGAAAATTCAATTCACCCGTTATTTGTTatgagtttaaaaaaaaaaatctctttttATGAACAAAAATGCACATATGTTTTTCTTATGTACATATGGGGTGCTTTTTAATGCATAAATTAACATATTGGTTGATCCGCTCCCTTACCTGTAGTTTGGACCACAATAAAAGAGTACTTATTAccataaaaaaagaagaaagagttttaatgaaaaaccaatggtattgttcactttaacgaaaaaccacatttttacactaaaaagtcaaacatgctaccatttactttacccttttttttgtctttatcgttaaaactcaaaattttcaaaccattttcattagtttt
Proteins encoded in this region:
- the LOC126593410 gene encoding protein VAPYRIN-like, which codes for MDRLISLEPSNLVAIRIEPGQKCYGQLTLRNVMYTMPVAFRLEALIKNRYTVRPQSGIISPLEKLTVEIVYHLPPGSSLPDSFPYCHDSFLLHSVVVPGAAIKVSSSTFDAVPNDWFTTKKKQVFIDSGVKIMFVGSPILAQLVSDGLMDDIREVLEKSEPSWRAADSVDSEGQSLIHLAVAQGRPDLVQLLLEFEPDVEAQSQSGSTPLEVAASRGEALIVELLLARHASTERSESSTWGPIHFAAGGGHAEVLRLLIIKGANVDALTKDGSTALHLAVEERRRDCARLLLASGAKAEVSDCREGDTPLQIAASLGDEYMVKLLLQKGANKDVRNFAGLTAYDVAAENGHTRLFDALRLGDSLCIAARKGEVRTVVKLLETGAAINGRDLHGWTALHRACFKGKIEVIRTLLEKGVDMDAKDEDGYTALHCAAESGHADVIEMLVKKGADAEARTNKGVTALQIAESLHYVGITRILIHRGATKDNSNMAHILTQASVSFGKKSMGLEEEIIKGGTKKKKSSRARALHGSFNRSMPLAVV